The following proteins are co-located in the Blattabacterium sp. (Blatta orientalis) str. Tarazona genome:
- a CDS encoding exodeoxyribonuclease III, whose amino-acid sequence MKIISYNINGIRSGINKGLLHWIKSSQPDVLCLQEIKASKEQIKTSLFDYLGYYHYWFPSTKRKGYSGVGILCKEKPHHIEYGIGIESIDTEGRVLRIDLKKISVISLYIPSGKHLINRLNFKFYFMDNFFSYIKKIQKKLKNLVICGDYNICHHEIDIHDPIRNRKISGFLPEERKWMSDFLNLGFIDSFRNYVKEANHYSWWSYYSNAKKNNKGWRIDYAMVSRSLKNKMNKAYLLPEIPYSDHCPTVLEIEIN is encoded by the coding sequence ATGAAAATTATTAGTTATAATATTAATGGAATTAGATCTGGAATAAATAAAGGATTGCTCCATTGGATTAAATCTTCTCAACCAGATGTTCTATGTTTACAAGAAATAAAGGCATCTAAAGAACAAATTAAAACAAGTTTATTTGATTATCTTGGTTATTATCATTATTGGTTTCCTTCAACGAAAAGAAAAGGATATAGTGGAGTAGGCATTTTATGCAAAGAAAAACCTCATCACATAGAATATGGAATAGGAATAGAATCCATTGATACAGAAGGTAGAGTTCTACGTATTGACTTAAAAAAAATATCAGTGATAAGTCTTTATATTCCTTCTGGAAAACATCTAATAAACAGATTAAATTTTAAATTCTATTTCATGGATAATTTTTTTTCTTACATAAAAAAAATTCAAAAAAAATTAAAAAATCTTGTCATTTGTGGAGATTATAATATCTGTCATCATGAAATAGATATTCATGATCCTATACGAAATAGAAAAATTTCCGGTTTTTTACCAGAAGAAAGAAAATGGATGAGTGATTTTTTAAATTTAGGATTTATAGACAGTTTTAGAAATTATGTTAAAGAGGCTAATCATTATAGTTGGTGGAGTTATTATTCTAATGCAAAAAAGAATAATAAAGGTTGGAGAATTGATTATGCTATGGTGAGTAGATCTTTAAAAAATAAGATGAATAAAGCTTATCTATTACCTGAAATACCATATTCAGATCATTGCCCAACTGTATTAGAAATTGAAATAAATTAA
- the hisG gene encoding ATP phosphoribosyltransferase — protein MDKLKIAIQKSGRLYEDSIKLLKDCSIEINIGIDKLKTTALNFPLEILFLRDDDIPQYLEDGVADIGIVGKNVLLEKRKKIQIKETLGFGKCRLSIAVPKSLIYRDTNDLNGKKIATSYPFLVREFFEKKYIKAEIHEISGAVEIAPGIGLADCICDLVSSGSTLFMNGLKEVETILQSEAVLASHLHLGSPQNIIMDKLLFRIRAVKKAKNNKYILLNVPNERLEKIISYLPGIKSPAILPLANSECSSVHSVVNENDFWGIVENLKALGAQDILVLPIEKIIL, from the coding sequence ATGGATAAACTTAAAATAGCTATTCAAAAATCAGGTCGTCTTTATGAAGACTCCATAAAGTTGCTTAAAGATTGCAGCATTGAGATTAATATTGGGATAGATAAATTGAAGACAACAGCTCTTAATTTTCCGTTGGAAATCCTTTTCCTACGAGATGATGATATTCCTCAATATTTAGAAGATGGAGTAGCGGATATAGGAATTGTAGGAAAAAATGTTCTTTTAGAGAAAAGAAAAAAAATACAAATCAAAGAAACTTTGGGGTTTGGAAAATGTCGTCTTTCCATAGCAGTTCCTAAATCTTTGATATATAGAGATACAAATGATTTAAACGGAAAAAAAATTGCAACTAGTTATCCTTTTTTAGTTAGAGAATTTTTCGAAAAAAAATATATAAAAGCGGAAATTCACGAAATATCTGGAGCAGTGGAAATTGCTCCTGGAATAGGATTAGCAGATTGTATTTGTGATTTAGTGAGTAGTGGGTCTACACTTTTTATGAATGGATTAAAAGAAGTAGAAACCATCCTTCAATCTGAAGCTGTTTTAGCCTCTCATCTTCATTTGGGGTCCCCACAAAATATTATCATGGATAAACTTCTATTTAGAATACGAGCTGTAAAAAAAGCTAAAAATAATAAATATATTCTTTTAAATGTCCCTAATGAACGATTAGAAAAAATAATATCTTATCTTCCAGGAATCAAAAGTCCAGCCATTCTTCCATTAGCAAATTCAGAATGTAGTTCTGTCCATTCTGTGGTAAATGAAAATGATTTTTGGGGAATTGTAGAAAATTTAAAAGCGCTTGGGGCACAAGATATATTAGTACTTCCCATAGAAAAAATTATACTTTAA
- the hisD gene encoding histidinol dehydrogenase codes for MDIQVYIHPPFKTWKSIIKRSIRDVSRLSDLVLPIINNVKLYGDLALKSYTKKYDHVNLKHIQISEEEINESSKNISDCLKKSIEVAHENIQSFHKPQIQKESKIEVSPGVICWRKSVPIEKVGLYIPGGSSPLLSTVLMLGIPSNLAGCEDIILCSPPNKNGKIHPSILYTAKYIGIKRIYKIGGAQAIAAMAYGTESVSSVYKIFGPGNSYVTLAKQIVAQKRIVSIDMPAGPSEVVILADETANPEYVASDLISQSEHDPESYILLITISISWMEKIKKELKKQLTSFSTRQNIMKKSLERSKMIVLSSLEESIHLINQVAPEHLIINCHNASYWGDKIKNAGSVFLGNYSPVSVGDYASGTNHVLPTYGYAKSYSGVSVDSFIKKITFQKITKKGLRGLSKCVGELSLTEGLIAHKKSIDIRLKNE; via the coding sequence ATGGACATTCAAGTGTATATACATCCTCCATTTAAAACATGGAAATCTATTATAAAAAGATCTATACGAGATGTTTCTAGATTGAGTGATTTAGTTTTGCCTATTATAAATAATGTGAAACTATACGGGGATCTAGCTTTAAAAAGCTATACAAAAAAATATGATCATGTGAATTTAAAACATATTCAAATTTCTGAGGAAGAAATAAATGAATCCAGTAAAAACATTTCAGATTGTTTGAAAAAATCTATTGAAGTCGCACATGAAAACATCCAATCTTTTCATAAACCACAAATACAGAAAGAATCAAAAATAGAAGTCTCTCCAGGAGTTATTTGTTGGAGAAAATCTGTTCCTATAGAAAAAGTAGGTTTATATATCCCTGGAGGTTCTTCCCCTTTATTATCTACTGTATTAATGTTAGGAATTCCTAGTAATTTAGCTGGATGCGAAGATATTATTTTGTGCTCTCCTCCAAATAAAAATGGAAAAATACATCCATCCATTTTATATACAGCTAAGTATATAGGAATAAAACGAATTTATAAAATAGGAGGAGCTCAAGCTATTGCTGCTATGGCTTATGGAACTGAAAGTGTTTCTTCTGTTTACAAAATATTTGGTCCAGGAAATTCTTATGTTACACTAGCTAAACAAATTGTAGCACAAAAAAGAATAGTTTCTATAGATATGCCTGCTGGACCTTCAGAAGTTGTTATTTTAGCAGATGAAACAGCCAATCCAGAATATGTTGCTTCTGATTTAATTTCTCAATCAGAGCATGATCCAGAAAGTTACATTCTTTTAATTACCATAAGTATATCCTGGATGGAAAAAATAAAAAAAGAATTAAAAAAACAATTAACTAGTTTTTCCACTAGACAAAATATTATGAAAAAATCTTTGGAAAGGAGCAAAATGATTGTTCTTTCTTCTTTGGAAGAAAGCATTCATTTGATCAATCAAGTGGCTCCAGAACATTTAATCATTAATTGTCATAATGCTTCTTATTGGGGAGATAAAATAAAAAATGCTGGATCTGTATTTCTGGGAAATTATTCTCCAGTCAGTGTGGGAGATTATGCTTCTGGAACAAATCATGTGCTTCCTACTTATGGGTACGCAAAATCTTATAGTGGAGTATCTGTAGATAGTTTTATAAAAAAAATAACTTTTCAAAAAATTACCAAAAAAGGATTACGAGGTTTATCAAAATGTGTTGGTGAACTATCTTTAACAGAAGGTTTAATAGCACATAAAAAATCCATTGATATTCGATTGAAAAATGAATGA
- the hisC gene encoding histidinol-phosphate transaminase, with product MTSKNFDLKSLIRENILNVDPYLSAREEYNQGKNSIFLDANENSFGAPLSFSNSYNRYPDPLQKELKRKISEVKNIPSSKIFLGNGSDEIIDLVYRIFSRPKIDHSIIFPPTYGMYEVSGKIHGVDVVKVFLTEEEYQLNLKQIEDKINQYSKIIFICSPNNPTGNDLKKQDIQRIINKFTGIVVLDEAYIDFSDQESFSLEIDKYPNLIVLQTLSKSWGLAGLRIGIAITSEKIIQWMNKIKYPYNISKISQKIAIQALDNKDLFFYYLKSILSERKYMEESLNKISIIQKVYPSSSNFLLVKVPFSSKNLYKYLIEKNIVVRDRSKIIFCNECLRITIGTHEENEYLIDKIKEYSENFV from the coding sequence ATGACTAGTAAAAATTTTGATTTAAAATCTTTAATTAGGGAAAATATTCTGAATGTAGATCCTTACTTATCTGCTAGAGAAGAATACAATCAAGGAAAAAATTCCATTTTTTTAGATGCTAATGAAAATTCTTTTGGAGCTCCTTTATCTTTTTCTAATTCATATAATAGATATCCAGATCCATTACAGAAAGAATTAAAAAGGAAAATATCAGAGGTTAAAAATATTCCTTCATCTAAAATTTTTTTGGGAAATGGAAGTGATGAAATTATTGATTTAGTTTATCGTATCTTTTCTCGTCCAAAAATAGATCATTCTATCATTTTTCCTCCTACTTATGGTATGTATGAAGTAAGTGGAAAAATTCATGGAGTAGATGTAGTGAAAGTTTTTTTAACTGAAGAGGAATATCAATTAAATTTGAAACAAATAGAAGATAAAATTAATCAATATAGCAAAATAATTTTTATTTGTTCTCCGAATAATCCTACTGGAAATGATTTGAAAAAACAAGATATTCAAAGAATTATAAATAAATTTACAGGAATCGTCGTTTTGGATGAAGCTTATATAGATTTTTCAGATCAAGAATCTTTTTCTCTAGAAATAGATAAATATCCGAATTTAATCGTTTTGCAAACGCTTTCTAAATCTTGGGGATTAGCTGGATTGAGAATAGGAATAGCTATTACTTCTGAAAAGATCATTCAATGGATGAATAAAATTAAATATCCCTATAATATCAGTAAAATTTCTCAAAAAATAGCTATTCAGGCACTTGATAATAAAGATCTATTTTTTTACTATTTAAAAAGCATTCTTTCAGAAAGAAAATATATGGAGGAGTCTCTAAATAAAATTTCCATTATACAAAAAGTTTATCCTAGTTCTTCCAATTTTTTACTAGTTAAAGTTCCTTTTTCATCAAAAAACCTTTATAAATATTTGATAGAAAAAAATATTGTAGTTAGGGATCGTTCAAAAATTATTTTTTGTAATGAATGTTTAAGAATAACAATAGGAACTCATGAAGAAAATGAATATTTGATAGATAAAATCAAAGAATACTCTGAAAATTTCGTTTAA
- the hisB gene encoding bifunctional histidinol-phosphatase/imidazoleglycerol-phosphate dehydratase HisB yields the protein MKRILFIDRDGTIIQEAPPTYQIDSLEKVNFYPRVLFFLTKIAHELNYDFVMVTNQDGLGTDKFPEKNFWPIHNHILKILKTEGIHFSSVHIDRTFPEENSPTRKPGIGMLTSYFHSGYNLEKSFVIGDRLTDVLLAKNLGCKSIWINPNILMEEKNLSIEKKSLKKIIALETDSWERIYEYLKSTKRIFKHKRKTLETDVKITIQLYGEGKAKIQTGLGFLDHLLEQMAFHSLMDLNIHTIGDLEVDEHHTIEDTAITLGEIFYQSIIDKRGIERYGFFSLPMDDCLATVALDLGGRSQLTWKAKFIREKIGKVPTEMFIHFFKSFSYSARCNLYVHAIGKNDHHKIESIFKAFAKAIKMAIKKNRTNKLPSSKGML from the coding sequence ATGAAAAGAATATTATTTATTGATAGAGATGGAACCATCATTCAAGAAGCCCCGCCTACTTATCAAATTGATTCTCTTGAAAAGGTGAATTTTTATCCAAGGGTTCTATTTTTTTTAACTAAAATAGCTCATGAATTAAATTATGATTTTGTGATGGTTACCAATCAAGATGGATTAGGAACGGATAAGTTTCCTGAAAAAAATTTTTGGCCTATACATAATCATATTCTAAAAATATTAAAAACGGAAGGAATTCATTTTTCTTCTGTTCATATAGATAGAACTTTTCCAGAAGAAAATTCTCCTACAAGAAAACCTGGAATAGGAATGTTGACTTCTTATTTTCATTCTGGTTACAATCTTGAAAAATCTTTTGTGATTGGAGATAGATTAACTGATGTTTTGTTAGCTAAAAATTTGGGATGTAAATCTATATGGATCAATCCTAATATTCTTATGGAAGAAAAAAACTTATCTATAGAAAAAAAATCCTTAAAAAAGATCATTGCGTTAGAAACTGATAGTTGGGAAAGGATTTATGAATATTTAAAGTCTACTAAAAGAATTTTTAAACATAAACGAAAAACATTAGAAACAGACGTAAAAATAACTATTCAACTTTATGGAGAAGGAAAAGCGAAAATACAAACAGGATTAGGTTTTTTAGATCATCTTTTAGAACAAATGGCCTTCCATAGTCTTATGGATTTAAATATTCATACAATAGGAGATCTTGAGGTAGATGAACATCATACCATTGAAGATACAGCAATTACTTTAGGAGAAATTTTTTATCAATCTATTATAGATAAACGAGGAATAGAACGTTATGGTTTTTTTTCTCTTCCTATGGATGACTGTTTGGCTACAGTTGCATTAGATCTTGGAGGTAGAAGTCAATTAACTTGGAAGGCAAAATTTATTAGAGAAAAAATAGGGAAAGTTCCTACGGAGATGTTTATTCATTTCTTTAAATCTTTTTCCTATTCTGCAAGATGTAATCTTTATGTTCACGCTATTGGAAAAAACGATCATCATAAAATAGAATCCATTTTTAAAGCTTTTGCTAAAGCTATTAAAATGGCGATAAAAAAAAATAGAACCAATAAGCTGCCTAGTTCTAAAGGAATGTTGTAA
- the hisH gene encoding imidazole glycerol phosphate synthase subunit HisH, which translates to MKTIIVKYPAGNVQSVLFSLERIGVEAIVTDSKKSIQNAERIILPGVGEANFAMKYLREKKLDILLSKLEQPVLGICLGMQLLCKYSEESNTTCMGIFDLFVKKFHSEDKNDKIPQIGWNTIYKLKGPLFENIPDGSYQYFVHSYYAPLGKETVAETDYIIPYSSAIQKKLYAVQFHPEKSSYIGHKILENFIRLL; encoded by the coding sequence ATGAAAACAATTATTGTAAAATATCCTGCTGGAAATGTACAATCTGTTCTTTTTTCTTTGGAAAGAATAGGAGTAGAAGCTATTGTTACCGATTCAAAAAAATCTATTCAAAATGCGGAAAGAATCATTCTACCTGGAGTAGGAGAAGCTAATTTTGCTATGAAATACTTGAGAGAAAAAAAATTAGATATTCTTCTATCTAAATTAGAACAACCTGTACTAGGAATATGTCTGGGAATGCAATTACTTTGCAAGTATTCAGAAGAAAGTAACACAACCTGCATGGGGATTTTTGATTTGTTTGTTAAAAAATTTCATTCAGAAGATAAAAATGATAAAATTCCTCAAATTGGTTGGAATACCATTTACAAGCTAAAAGGACCTTTATTTGAAAATATTCCAGATGGAAGTTATCAATATTTTGTTCATAGTTATTATGCTCCTTTGGGAAAGGAGACCGTAGCTGAAACAGATTATATCATTCCGTATAGTTCTGCAATACAAAAAAAACTTTACGCCGTCCAATTTCATCCAGAGAAATCTTCTTATATAGGACATAAAATATTGGAAAATTTTATTCGATTATTATAA
- the hisA gene encoding 1-(5-phosphoribosyl)-5-[(5-phosphoribosylamino)methylideneamino]imidazole-4-carboxamide isomerase: MQIIAAIDLIDGKCVRLIQGDYKRKKIYNKDPLDVAFLLEDHGISRLHLVDLDGAKKGKVIHWKVLEKIAKFTHLIIDFGGGIHTDEDVRIVFENGGCMATVGSIAVKDPFLFKKWIHIYGNEKILLGVDVRDNKIAVNGWTKLYEIPFWDFLKEKKSHGVRKIFCTDIYKDGNLSGPSFSLYEEILQRFPDIEFIASGGVRNIEDLKKLDDLGCHGVIIGKAIYENKISLSDLIDWKEDK; the protein is encoded by the coding sequence ATGCAGATTATAGCAGCTATAGATCTTATTGATGGAAAATGTGTTCGTTTGATACAGGGAGACTATAAAAGAAAAAAAATTTATAATAAAGATCCGTTAGATGTTGCTTTTTTACTAGAAGATCATGGAATATCTAGATTACATCTAGTGGATTTAGATGGGGCAAAAAAGGGAAAAGTTATTCATTGGAAAGTTTTGGAAAAAATAGCAAAATTCACACATTTAATTATTGATTTTGGAGGGGGGATTCATACTGATGAAGATGTACGAATTGTATTTGAGAATGGAGGTTGCATGGCCACAGTTGGGAGTATTGCGGTAAAAGATCCATTTCTTTTTAAGAAATGGATCCATATTTATGGAAATGAAAAAATCCTTCTTGGAGTGGATGTTAGAGACAATAAAATAGCTGTGAATGGATGGACTAAATTGTATGAAATTCCTTTTTGGGATTTCTTAAAAGAAAAAAAAAGTCATGGGGTGAGAAAAATTTTTTGTACGGACATATATAAAGATGGGAACCTTTCCGGTCCTTCTTTTTCTTTATATGAGGAAATTCTTCAAAGATTTCCCGATATTGAATTTATTGCAAGTGGAGGAGTAAGGAATATAGAGGATCTAAAAAAATTAGACGATTTAGGCTGTCATGGAGTTATTATCGGAAAGGCAATATATGAAAATAAGATATCGTTGTCAGATCTTATAGATTGGAAGGAAGATAAATAA
- the hisF gene encoding imidazole glycerol phosphate synthase subunit HisF, translated as MLVKRIIPCLDIKNGRTVKGVKFQHLKDAGDPIKLGSWYTQQGADELIFLDITATNERRKTFSSLVREISRHINIPFTVGGGIEEEKDVELLLNAGADKISINTAAFKKPKILEILSRRFGSQCIVLAIDAKYEENEWRVYLNGGRVSTRKKALDWAKEGADMGAGEILLTSMNHDGTKNGFALDITKKISEKLSIPIIASGGAGKLEDFYQVFKSGKADAALAASIFHYKEIEISELKCYLNYHNIPVRTNK; from the coding sequence ATGTTAGTTAAGCGTATTATACCTTGTTTAGATATAAAAAATGGGAGAACTGTAAAAGGAGTGAAATTTCAACATCTAAAAGATGCTGGAGATCCCATAAAATTGGGTAGTTGGTACACGCAACAAGGTGCTGATGAATTAATTTTCTTGGATATCACAGCAACAAATGAAAGACGTAAGACTTTCTCAAGTTTAGTTAGAGAAATCTCTCGTCATATAAATATTCCTTTTACAGTAGGAGGAGGAATAGAGGAAGAAAAAGACGTTGAATTATTATTAAATGCAGGGGCTGATAAGATATCTATTAATACTGCAGCTTTTAAAAAGCCAAAAATTTTAGAAATTCTTTCCAGAAGATTTGGAAGTCAATGTATAGTTTTAGCAATTGATGCAAAATATGAAGAAAATGAATGGAGGGTCTATTTAAACGGAGGAAGAGTTTCTACCAGGAAAAAAGCTTTAGATTGGGCTAAAGAAGGAGCTGATATGGGTGCTGGAGAGATCTTATTAACCTCTATGAATCATGACGGGACAAAAAACGGATTTGCTTTAGATATCACTAAAAAAATTTCTGAAAAACTTTCTATACCTATTATAGCCTCAGGTGGTGCTGGGAAATTAGAAGATTTTTATCAAGTATTTAAAAGTGGAAAAGCGGATGCTGCTCTAGCCGCCAGTATTTTTCATTATAAAGAAATAGAAATTTCTGAGTTAAAATGTTATTTAAATTATCATAATATTCCCGTTAGAACTAACAAATAA